In Candidatus Coatesbacteria bacterium, a single window of DNA contains:
- a CDS encoding Fe-S cluster domain-containing protein, with translation MDYTLLFYAVLSLGGLGLLFGLGLAVAAKKFAVEVDPKVEEILELLPGANCGGCGYPGCSGYAEAVASGEAPVTGCAPGGPELAEQIGKVLGVSVDAASRKVAVVRCRGDRDNARDAFTYYGVPTCRAADQLDNGPKACVYGCLGFGDCVESCKFDALLMGDNGLPVVIDDNCTACGACVEACPRGIMELMPADEPVFLACINRDRGKSVKDVCRVGCIGCTLCTKEKGNPNGGIVMDGALPVLDFGHEGHDFCDPLRACPMNCFVRRLPVEDAARKDEDAA, from the coding sequence ATGGACTACACCCTGCTGTTCTACGCCGTGCTCAGTCTGGGCGGGCTGGGCCTGCTGTTCGGCCTTGGCCTGGCCGTGGCGGCCAAGAAGTTCGCCGTCGAGGTCGATCCCAAGGTCGAGGAGATCCTCGAGTTGCTCCCCGGTGCCAACTGCGGCGGCTGCGGCTACCCCGGCTGCTCCGGCTACGCCGAGGCCGTGGCCTCCGGCGAGGCCCCCGTCACCGGCTGCGCCCCCGGCGGTCCCGAACTGGCCGAGCAGATCGGCAAGGTCCTCGGCGTCTCCGTCGACGCCGCCTCGCGCAAGGTGGCCGTCGTGCGCTGCCGCGGCGACCGCGACAACGCCCGGGACGCCTTCACCTACTACGGCGTCCCGACTTGCCGCGCCGCCGACCAGCTCGACAACGGACCCAAGGCCTGCGTCTACGGTTGTTTGGGCTTCGGCGACTGCGTCGAGTCCTGCAAGTTCGACGCCCTGCTGATGGGTGACAACGGCTTGCCCGTCGTCATCGACGACAACTGCACCGCCTGCGGCGCCTGTGTCGAGGCCTGCCCCCGGGGCATCATGGAGCTGATGCCCGCCGACGAGCCCGTCTTCCTGGCCTGCATCAACCGCGACCGCGGCAAGTCCGTCAAGGATGTCTGCCGCGTCGGCTGCATCGGCTGCACCCTCTGCACCAAGGAGAAGGGCAACCCCAACGGCGGCATCGTCATGGACGGCGCCCTGCCCGTGTTGGACTTCGGCCACGAGGGCCACGACTTCTGCGATCCGCTGCGCGCCTGCCCGATGAACTGCTTCGTCCGCCGTCTGCCCGTCGAGGACGCGGCCCGCAAAGACGAAGACGCCGCCTGA